One window of the Daphnia pulex isolate KAP4 chromosome 8, ASM2113471v1 genome contains the following:
- the LOC124199430 gene encoding uncharacterized protein LOC124199430, with protein sequence MRRLAYQYATQEKCIVPLSLSVKKEAGRDWLSGFMRRRQDLSIRKPQATSLSRATSFNKHYVDSFFDNVEVELQVREAHWLQSALQYLPQVRLFHHILSFHEFILRNISSMVPLLVLLDQPISLAGYVRKIGRLCSIFRHGSSF encoded by the exons ATGAGAAGATTGGCTTATCAGTACGCTACCcaagaaaaatgtattgtCCCTCTTTCTTTGTCGGTCAAGAAGGAAGCTGGAAGAGACTGGCTCTCTGGTTTCATGAGAAGACGTCAAGACCTTTCAATCAGAAAACCACAAGCAACATCTCTAAGCAGAGCTACCAGTTTCAACAAGCATTACGTTGATTCCTTCTTTGACAATGTTGAGGTTGAACTTCAGGTGAGAGAGGCACACTGGTTACAGTCTGCCTTGCAGTATCTGCCACAGGTTCGTCTATTCCACCATATTTTGTCTTTCCACG AGTTCATTTTAAGGAATATTTCCTCAATGGTGCCCCTCTTGGTTCTGTTGGATCAGCCAATTAGTCTGGCTGGATATGTCAGAAAGATCGGTCGACTTTGCTCCATCTTTCGTCACGGATCGTCCTTTTAA
- the LOC124199428 gene encoding uncharacterized protein LOC124199428: MASYSVSSDGSEEETNGFFVDKKLLAKAVQLKLLKKEKKLCFSFGKQILTKDFTLRALKLDEFGDISIPVSIQDIERLKAIFEQAPCGKGSKHFNYPSKSQQLQIDSLSQLSTALEKLNLSSLIVQHLGLPAASMNVQAKLDKLMLYETEGYYKHDFNFEKEPGTFGTATLQLPVEGGHEGGCATITFRGVTKMLDSQKNSDKSFYLSAYYGNCDYSIEPITRGWKLSLVFNLISKNSKIPVDSKDFPYFIGAWKDIEEALAHWIPHQTINFPIETGQDCTVSITETESKTVSESGKAHKPATKKYRISYESDGENEFDNLEMDFDDFRDGEEPGENDVLYFVLNENYHVEKFKFDCLRGADLELANILQNCCFLEVHLAVVKDKGENHDYLGRQRYESHTVEITRWIDSNDVSRKLSLGVSWRDQLVGPLRKFLTFDSKRAQIVEKLGRDNGFGDSDYEDSFEEGSDEDSDEENDTDDDRSLYSTQNNFILVIWPKHQSFQMYCRYDLHLLLDGVENLLSLASAKKGSQEAEENWKTAVEDFKKIMSVCCEEPEKIWGDWVEKAEQKGELTSRLLRLCIALRAREEGLEILKILGRDFKRESKFDKYKPFEGIKSEKVAKAISDFISRVTGLEDCMGLIKKMTSPHRVIKQLAPICQLAQCFLDVNCVEGANMVGNQISTSLVNIEAEQAAKLKRVGVESFLNLILSLETNPQTSNRERMISFVSLFPKLNHLLQCRLLLDLEGQLASRFKDIESCRFLFDQLCKALLQCEIFKGQSENSYYDDDDQTTVIGFIKDMVVDLLKLYVLRGNAEWLQIFISNICREPETSKTCLLRIILSSPVIWELGASSECYRLTCKFFLDQDFVSLVNNAEGVKLKIIHCLLRLNDGQFWATFASKICASFVSEKSHEFVRVFLRNVDVQQAIFKSSAVFTPCILILDYWLEHSKSLKMPVFNWCQSEATLSSYPEIERFLRSPEKRMIYREIRKLADCRVFAAELKSKGPLNGFSVEVKSIRKVFDVRCKITKTRDVFEQSKKNFVARKSELPQLDQLRRSLVHGRSTGN; encoded by the exons ATGGCTTCCTATTCTGTGAGTTCTGATGGTTCTGAAGAGGAAACTAATGGGTTTTTTGTTGATAAAAAACTCCTTGCAAAAGCTGTTCAACTGAAACttctaaagaaagaaaaaaaattatgtttttcatttggcaAGCAAATTCTTACAAAAGATTTTACACTGAGAGCTCTGAAATTAGATGAATTTGGGGACATTTCAATACCGGTGTCTATTCAG GACATTGAAAGACTAAAAGCCATATTTGAACAAGCACCATGTGGTAAAGGATCTAAACACTTTAATTATCCTTCCAAAAGTCAGCAATTGCAAATTGATTCCTTGAGTCAACTTTCGACAGCTCTTGAGAAGCTCAATTTGTCATCATTGATCGTCCAACACCTGGGGTTACCAGCTGCATCGATGAATGTTCAAGCAAAGTTAGATAAGTTGATGTTGTACGAAACTGAAGGCTACTACAAACATGATTTTAACTTTGAGAAAGAACCAG GTACATTCGGCACAGCCACCCTTCAATTACCAGTAGAAGGTGGCCATGAGGGAGGATGTGCTACAATCACATTTAGAGGAGTAACAAAAATGTTGGACAGTCAAAAAAATAGCGACAAGAGTTTCTACTTGTCAGCGTATTATGGCAACTGCGATTACTCCATAGAACCAATTACACGAGGCTGGAAACTGTCCCTCGTCTTCAACCTTATCTCGAAGAATAGCAAGATACCTGTTGATTCAAAAGATTTCCCGTATTTCATCGGCGCCTGGAAGGATATTGAAGAGGCACTCGCTCATTGGATCCCTCATCAAACGATCAACTTCCCAATTGAAACTGGTCAAGACTGCACCGTGTCCATAACTGAAACCGAAAGCAAGACAGTTTCTGAGTCCGGAAAAGCACACAAGCCAGCGACGAAGAAGTATAGGATTTCTTACGAATCTGAtggagaaaatgaatttgacaaCTTGGAAATGGACTTCGACGATTTTCGTGATGGCGAAGAGCCGGGCGAAAATGATGTCCTGTACTTCGTTCTAAACGAAAACTATCACGTCGAGAAATTCAAGTTTGATTGTCTACGGGGAGCCGACCTAGAGTTAGCCAACATTCTTCAGAATTGCTGTTTTCTCGAAGTTCATCTTGCAGTTGTCAAGGATAAAGGCGAAAATCATGACTATCTAGGACGTCAGCGTTATGAATCGCATACTGTCGAAATTACACGCTGGATAGATTCGAATGACGTATCTCGGAAATTGAGCCTCGGAGTTTCATGGCGGGACCAACTTGTAGGACCTCTTCGAAAATTTCTGACGTTTGACAGTAAAAGAGCTCAAATAGTAGAGAAGTTGGGGCGAGATAATGGATTTGGAGACTCGGATTATGAAGACTCATTCGAAGAAGGTTCAGACGAAGATTCAGACGAAGAAAATGATACAGACGATGACAGATCGTTGTACAGCACACAAAACAACTTTATTTTGGTGATTTGGCCGAAGCATCAATCGTTCCAAATGTATTGCCGTTATGATCTTCATTTGCTCCTCGACGGCGTGGAAAATTTGTTGAGTTTGGCTTCAGCTAAAAAAGGTTCTCAAGAGGccgaagaaaattggaaaaccgCCGTTGAagatttcaagaaaataatgTCCGTCTGCTGCGAGGAACCTGAAAAAATTTGGGGCGATTGGGTCGAAAAGGCTGAACAGAAAGGCGAATTGACTTCGAGACTGCTTCGTCTCTGTATCGCGTTGCGTGCACGTGAAGAAGGTCTCGAAATCTTGAAGATCCTCGGCCGTGATTTTAAACGCGAATCTAAATTCGACAAGTACAAACCCTTCGAAGGAATCAAAAGCGAAAAAGTGGCTAAAGCAATCAGCGATTTCATCTCTCGAGTCACTG GTTTGGAAGACTGTATGGGTCTGATTAAAAAGATGACATCTCCTCATCGTGTCATCAAGCAGCTAGCACCGATATGTCAACTGGCCCAATGCTTTCTGGATGTCAATTGCGTGGAAGGAGCTAATATGGTTGGGAACCAAATTTCTACTTCATTGGTAAACATCGAAGCTGAGCAAGCAGCTAAGTTGAAACGGGTCGGTGTCGAATCCTTTTTGAACTTGATCCTGTCACTTGAGACTAACCCGCAAACCTCCAATCGTGAAAGAATGATTTCTTTCGTGTCCCTGTTTCCCAAACTGAATCACTTGCTtcagtgtcgtctgctactcgATTTAGAAGGCCAGCTAGCTTCTCGCTTCAAGGATATCGAatcctgtcgctttctctttGACCAACTGTGCAAGGCTTTGCTTCAGTGTGAAATTTTCAAAGGTCAATCGGAAAATTCgtactacgacgacgacgaccaaacAACCGTCATTGGTTTCATCAAAGATATGGTGGTCGACTTGTTGAAATTGTACGTTCTGCGTGGAAATGCTGAGTGGCTTCAAATATTTATCTCCAACATTTGCCGTGAGCCAGAGACCTCGAAGACTTGTTTGCTGAGAATCATCCTTTCGTCGCCGGTCATTTGGGAATTGGGAGCATCGTCCGAGTGCTATCGCCTTACCTGCAAATTCTTTTTGGACCAAGATTTCGTCTCGCTAGTTAACAATGCCGAAGgcgtcaaattgaaaattatccACTGTCTTTTGCGACTGAACGACGGCCAGTTCTGGGCAACCTTTGCGTCTAAAATTTGCGCCTCGTTTGTTTCCGAAAAAAGTCATGAATTTGTGCGCGTTTTCTTGAGAAACGTCGACGTCCAGCAAGCTATCTTCAAGTCGTCTGCTGTATTTACTCCGTGTATTCTAATCCTTGATTACTGGCTGGAGCATTCGAAATCTCTCAAGATGCCTGTATTCAATTGGTGCCAATCTGAAGCAACGCTTTCCTCTTATCCTGAAATTGAACGTTTTCTGCGCTCACCTGAGAAACGCATGATCTACCGCGAAATCCGTAAACTTGCTGATTGTCGTGTTTTCGCTGCCGAGTTGAAGAGCAAAGGACCTTTGAATGGGTTCAGCGTTGAAGTGAAGTCGATTCGCAAGGTATTTGATGTCCGTTGCAAGATTACTAAGACTCGAGATGTATTCGAACagtcgaagaaaaattttgttgcgAGAAAATCCGAATTGCCACAACTGGACCAACTTCGCCGTAGTCTTGTGCACGGACGTTCAacaggaaattga